The following coding sequences are from one Campylobacter sp. RM16187 window:
- the hypA gene encoding hydrogenase maturation nickel metallochaperone HypA, with protein sequence MHELSIVQDLVRLCEQNAAKQNAKEIIKIEIKVGRLSGVEPHYLQSAFDVYKNETICSNAKLVINLQNIVIECNQCGLNTQLGENDFTCPKCGSQDLRVIDGEDMYLMRLEMR encoded by the coding sequence ATGCACGAATTAAGTATAGTTCAAGATCTAGTAAGGCTCTGCGAACAAAATGCAGCTAAACAAAATGCAAAAGAAATTATAAAAATAGAGATAAAAGTAGGGCGCCTAAGCGGAGTTGAGCCACACTATCTGCAAAGCGCCTTTGATGTATATAAAAATGAGACTATCTGCTCAAACGCCAAGCTTGTAATAAATTTACAAAATATAGTCATAGAGTGCAATCAGTGCGGACTAAATACACAATTGGGAGAAAATGACTTCACCTGCCCAAAATGCGGTAGTCAGGATTTAAGAGTAATAGACGGAGAGGATATGTATCTGATGCGTCTTGAGATGAGATAA
- a CDS encoding site-specific recombinase translates to MKLLKNGKDINVEFEKLLKKIEIEEADVVAKLKKLVDFIRPENLENIDLTESKINMLIEFFNRKSQSSNKISDEINLFFIKLKLSNNISKFGILSKNGFGYEIKERFYNKFLPNPPNKGELRYLFATLFKSGDDHKWICNIDDEKWIELFSSIFSNSTHIHSTKKHLFNELLYAMEILSIRIASEEFDHNFIRLDNTLLNRDSAFIALQRDVAKFVSKMQDDHIEISSTKLDFKHLEVLIEQCKKQIDKFKKKSLNLGISIAVTYELERLVQIIKRIENIIELIKKFDTKESNIVFIRFFKESVKRNSTRNSLSEVYRQSSRIVAKSITNNISEHGEHYTVDNKKEYFKMFLKSAGAGVIIALMALLKINIVQSDFSFITQTILIGLNYGLGFVIISLIGFTVATKQPAMTASTFAKEVEKEEDNMVNQDKLIGLIFKVSRSQFASVVGNVSLALLTSFLVAYFVIKGSGAILNPSEASYYLKNLEPFTPLFFAAIAGVWLFCSGLISGYFDNRADCLELKERLYHHPWLKKALSDDKRLKLAEYIHDHHGTVAGNFFFGILLGITPLIGNILNLPLDIAHVAFSSANLGYASTHLQISYYDFLYYLACVFLIGSINLLVSFALALKVSLISRDTNIGNLFSFLKKLLKQMLKRPHELIFPFKNRLDE, encoded by the coding sequence GTGAAATTATTGAAAAACGGCAAAGATATAAATGTAGAATTTGAAAAATTATTAAAAAAAATAGAGATTGAAGAGGCTGATGTAGTAGCTAAACTAAAAAAATTAGTAGATTTTATTAGGCCTGAAAATTTAGAAAATATTGATTTAACAGAATCAAAAATCAATATGCTTATAGAGTTTTTTAACCGAAAAAGCCAAAGCTCAAACAAAATTTCCGATGAGATAAATCTATTTTTTATAAAATTAAAGCTATCGAACAATATCAGTAAATTTGGTATCTTGTCAAAAAACGGCTTCGGATATGAAATAAAAGAGAGATTTTATAATAAATTTCTTCCAAACCCTCCAAATAAAGGCGAACTAAGATATCTTTTTGCCACTCTTTTTAAAAGCGGGGATGATCACAAATGGATCTGCAATATAGATGATGAAAAATGGATAGAACTATTTTCGTCTATTTTTTCAAATTCGACTCATATACACTCTACCAAAAAGCATCTTTTTAACGAGCTATTATACGCTATGGAGATACTATCCATACGGATAGCTTCAGAGGAGTTTGATCATAACTTCATCAGGCTTGATAATACACTATTAAACAGAGACTCCGCATTCATAGCGCTTCAAAGGGATGTAGCGAAATTTGTTAGCAAGATGCAAGATGATCACATAGAAATAAGCTCTACAAAGCTTGATTTCAAGCATTTAGAAGTGCTTATAGAGCAGTGTAAAAAGCAAATTGATAAATTTAAGAAAAAATCTCTAAATTTGGGAATTTCTATCGCGGTCACATATGAGCTTGAACGTTTGGTTCAGATTATAAAACGAATAGAAAATATCATAGAGCTTATTAAAAAATTTGATACAAAAGAGTCAAATATAGTTTTTATTAGGTTTTTTAAAGAGTCTGTCAAAAGAAACTCCACTAGAAATTCTCTCAGCGAGGTATATAGACAAAGCAGTCGCATAGTGGCTAAAAGTATTACAAATAATATTAGCGAGCACGGCGAACACTATACGGTTGATAATAAAAAAGAGTATTTTAAAATGTTTTTAAAGTCAGCTGGAGCCGGAGTTATAATAGCATTGATGGCTCTACTAAAAATCAATATAGTTCAGTCTGACTTTTCGTTTATAACGCAAACCATCCTAATAGGATTGAATTACGGTCTTGGCTTTGTGATAATTAGTCTGATAGGCTTTACGGTAGCTACCAAGCAGCCTGCGATGACAGCCTCTACCTTTGCAAAAGAGGTTGAAAAAGAAGAAGATAATATGGTAAATCAAGATAAGCTTATAGGGCTTATATTTAAGGTTAGCAGATCTCAATTCGCCTCTGTTGTAGGCAATGTAAGTTTGGCTCTACTGACATCGTTTTTAGTTGCATATTTTGTCATAAAGGGTAGTGGGGCTATTTTAAATCCTAGTGAGGCTTCTTATTATCTAAAAAATTTAGAGCCTTTTACCCCTCTTTTCTTTGCAGCGATAGCCGGAGTTTGGCTATTTTGTTCAGGGCTAATATCTGGATATTTTGATAATAGAGCGGATTGCCTGGAGCTTAAAGAGAGACTTTATCACCATCCTTGGCTAAAAAAGGCGCTTAGCGATGATAAAAGGCTTAAGCTGGCAGAGTATATCCATGATCATCACGGAACAGTGGCTGGAAATTTTTTCTTTGGTATTCTTTTGGGTATTACGCCTCTTATAGGTAATATCTTAAATTTGCCTCTAGATATTGCTCACGTGGCTTTTTCTAGTGCAAATTTAGGCTACGCATCTACTCATTTGCAAATATCTTATTATGATTTTTTGTATTACTTAGCTTGCGTATTTTTAATAGGTTCAATTAATCTTTTAGTAAGCTTCGCTCTGGCTCTCAAGGTCTCTTTAATCTCAAGAGATACAAACATAGGAAATCTCTTTTCTTTCTTAAAAAAGCTTTTAAAACAGATGTTAAAGCGTCCTCATGAGCTGATTTTTCCTTTTAAAAATAGATTGGATGAGTAG
- a CDS encoding sulfite exporter TauE/SafE family protein, with the protein MEIIIISLVAFTASLLTLFSGFGLGTLLMPVMAIFFPVDVAVTITAIVHFGNNIFKGALFARSINKDILLRFGILAMIFSFIGALTLKALGSAKILFNYQIFDMNFQVDTIKFIIGFLILIFVFIDIMPQFKNIKFEPKFLPLGGIISGFFGGLSGHQGAFRSMFLIKCKMPKEQFVATGIFIAIMVDISRLMVYGTNFSSIDENLYLALMATVFAFIGSFFGAKLIKKVTIDFIKIIISMLLVFIALSMMAGVL; encoded by the coding sequence GTGGAAATTATAATAATTAGTCTAGTCGCCTTTACAGCGTCTTTGCTTACTCTGTTTTCAGGTTTCGGACTTGGCACACTGCTAATGCCGGTTATGGCGATATTCTTTCCGGTGGATGTAGCGGTAACGATAACGGCTATAGTGCATTTTGGCAATAATATATTCAAAGGAGCTTTGTTTGCTCGCTCTATAAACAAAGATATATTGCTAAGATTTGGAATTTTAGCCATGATATTTTCGTTTATCGGAGCTTTAACGCTAAAAGCCTTAGGTAGCGCAAAAATTCTTTTTAATTACCAAATTTTTGATATGAATTTTCAAGTTGATACTATAAAATTTATCATAGGATTTTTGATATTGATATTTGTATTTATAGATATTATGCCTCAGTTTAAAAATATCAAATTTGAGCCTAAATTTCTGCCATTGGGAGGAATTATAAGCGGATTTTTCGGAGGATTATCAGGGCATCAAGGTGCTTTTAGAAGTATGTTTTTAATAAAATGTAAAATGCCAAAGGAGCAGTTTGTAGCCACAGGCATATTTATTGCCATTATGGTTGATATCTCAAGGCTTATGGTATATGGCACAAATTTTTCCAGCATAGATGAAAATTTATATTTGGCTCTTATGGCAACGGTTTTTGCATTTATAGGCTCATTTTTTGGTGCAAAACTTATTAAAAAGGTCACTATAGATTTTATCAAGATAATAATATCTATGCTTTTGGTTTTTATAGCACTATCTATGATGGCTGGGGTTTTATAA
- a CDS encoding YhdP family protein, producing the protein MIIISQAIKKIWHILLFFIIFFTILIATLKHGISIENIDFNDFKIEKLYIKLDKKLILRAQKLKIPKTSHKDSSNEDFLSLTNNIIWVDRLFKEIILEKIEFEDNELTVLFYENAFHVDTAYLTLDTTFTSQENGLFIDVYNLAFKDFDINLSGTSNADIRHNIYDFNGTFVSHELDGKMKFHLENEIINYDVSDINASSLKSFMHELDVKLNLNEDVKNWIYGYIVADNYFVHNLSGKVDLKTQNFFLNELSAKGVSKNLKVKFEDSLPAAIVEEADIELKNETLYFKLKKPRWNGKNLNGSNLEIYKIFDEKNAGLILNLQTNSIYDKAVNSILKAYDINVPIEQKSGRNVGKISIDIKFDPLKVTPNGKFKAKDSKIDIAGAMFNVKEAIVEIRDDKIIVDAKDSGMDFFKGDIKVAIDATKEKGDINGTINQFDLSFDGEEIVKFKNLPLNASLDFRKKDVLFDILDPRIQLSFGDESTIRIDDISKIYDYSPLIKQIGLNSGNFTLKTKNFDDFEISLRNAKFNMPFLNKDGSKYDSDGFDIKIGENLITANSLSNNLNINIKDKKTEVHIKNMDLVIDNEIILSDKSSGKNKNLEFDGLNSDLFISDLNRTLKFLSYNGSIVKDKIQFNARPQSGNVSIIQSDKKFNMFANDITGDFVNNLFGMDSFEGGFFKLRIVGNSTDDLKGEIRLHGANLKSYTFYNQLLTFLNSVPSLIIFKTPDFTEKGFPVKFGKILFEKKGDLLNIIAIELDGSSADIGGRGTINLATKEIDVDLELRLLKDASSIIGSIPIVNQIILGKDRRLSTVIKVRGTLDKPKYSTQVLADTLMSPLKIIRNVLEAPFLIFE; encoded by the coding sequence ATGATTATTATCTCACAGGCAATTAAAAAAATTTGGCATATTCTGCTATTTTTTATCATATTTTTTACAATCCTTATAGCTACGTTAAAACATGGTATCAGTATCGAAAATATAGATTTCAACGATTTTAAAATAGAGAAATTATATATAAAACTTGATAAAAAACTCATTTTAAGAGCTCAAAAATTAAAAATTCCAAAAACAAGCCACAAAGACAGCTCAAACGAAGACTTTTTAAGTCTTACGAACAATATAATATGGGTTGATAGACTATTTAAGGAGATTATTTTAGAAAAGATCGAGTTTGAAGACAATGAGCTAACTGTGCTTTTTTACGAGAACGCATTTCATGTCGACACCGCTTATCTTACTTTGGATACCACATTTACAAGCCAAGAAAACGGTCTGTTTATAGATGTTTACAATCTTGCCTTTAAGGATTTTGACATTAATCTAAGCGGAACATCAAATGCCGACATAAGACATAATATATATGATTTTAACGGCACTTTCGTGAGCCACGAACTTGATGGAAAGATGAAATTTCATCTTGAAAATGAGATTATAAACTACGATGTAAGCGACATAAACGCAAGCAGTCTAAAAAGCTTTATGCACGAGCTTGATGTCAAGCTAAATCTAAACGAAGATGTTAAAAATTGGATATACGGCTACATTGTAGCGGATAACTATTTTGTGCATAATCTAAGCGGAAAAGTTGATCTAAAAACTCAAAATTTCTTCTTAAATGAACTTAGTGCCAAAGGAGTTTCTAAAAATCTAAAGGTCAAATTCGAAGATAGCTTGCCTGCTGCAATTGTTGAAGAAGCCGATATAGAGCTAAAAAACGAGACGCTTTATTTTAAGCTTAAAAAACCAAGATGGAATGGAAAGAATCTAAACGGATCAAATTTAGAAATTTATAAAATTTTTGATGAGAAAAATGCCGGACTAATTTTAAATTTACAAACAAACTCAATCTACGATAAAGCGGTTAATTCTATACTAAAAGCTTATGATATAAATGTGCCGATAGAACAAAAAAGCGGTAGAAATGTAGGAAAAATAAGCATTGATATTAAATTTGATCCGCTTAAAGTAACGCCAAATGGCAAATTTAAAGCAAAAGATAGCAAGATTGATATAGCTGGCGCGATGTTTAATGTAAAAGAGGCGATAGTAGAGATAAGAGATGATAAAATAATCGTAGATGCCAAAGATAGCGGAATGGATTTTTTTAAGGGGGATATTAAAGTAGCCATAGATGCAACCAAAGAAAAAGGCGATATTAACGGCACTATCAATCAATTTGATTTAAGCTTTGATGGCGAGGAGATAGTAAAATTTAAAAACTTGCCACTAAACGCCTCTCTTGACTTTAGAAAGAAAGATGTGCTTTTTGATATCCTTGATCCAAGAATACAGTTAAGTTTCGGAGATGAAAGCACAATAAGAATAGATGATATTTCAAAAATTTATGATTATTCGCCTTTAATTAAGCAGATTGGATTAAATAGTGGAAACTTCACACTAAAAACAAAAAATTTCGATGATTTTGAAATTAGCCTAAGAAATGCGAAATTCAATATGCCATTTTTAAATAAAGACGGCTCAAAATACGATAGTGACGGCTTTGACATAAAGATAGGCGAGAATTTAATAACTGCAAATAGCCTCAGCAATAATCTAAATATTAACATCAAAGATAAAAAAACCGAAGTTCATATAAAAAATATGGATTTGGTTATAGATAATGAGATAATTTTAAGCGATAAAAGTAGCGGTAAAAACAAAAATTTAGAGTTTGACGGATTAAATTCAGATCTATTTATATCAGATCTGAATCGCACTCTAAAGTTTTTAAGCTATAACGGAAGTATTGTCAAAGACAAAATTCAATTTAATGCAAGACCTCAAAGCGGAAATGTCAGCATAATACAAAGTGATAAAAAATTTAATATGTTTGCAAACGATATCACGGGAGATTTTGTAAACAACCTTTTTGGCATGGATAGCTTTGAAGGTGGATTTTTTAAGCTAAGGATAGTCGGCAATAGTACCGATGATTTAAAGGGTGAAATAAGGCTACATGGCGCAAATTTAAAGAGCTATACATTCTACAATCAATTACTGACATTTCTAAACTCTGTTCCGTCTCTAATCATCTTTAAGACTCCGGACTTTACCGAAAAAGGCTTTCCTGTAAAATTTGGTAAAATTTTATTTGAAAAAAAAGGAGACTTGCTAAATATTATAGCTATAGAGCTGGATGGCTCAAGCGCAGATATAGGTGGTCGTGGGACTATAAATTTAGCGACCAAAGAGATAGATGTGGATTTGGAACTAAGGCTTTTAAAGGACGCAAGCTCGATAATCGGCTCAATCCCGATAGTAAATCAGATAATTCTAGGCAAAGATCGCAGGCTTTCAACCGTAATTAAGGTGCGCGGAACACTTGATAAACCTAAATACTCTACTCAGGTTTTGGCAGATACCCTAATGTCGCCGCTTAAGATAATAAGAAATGTATTAGAAGCACCATTTTTAATATTTGAGTAA
- the mltG gene encoding endolytic transglycosylase MltG, with translation MLIPCFNVAIRIVKNMIKNSRICQIFLIACEIIIIFFLSFLVYLSRPIATDSVIYLPKGTVGEIITYLKQRNSNIINIDKYILATLGHPQSGWVDIKKQSLSKFDFLYALTIAKAAMSEITLIPGETTAIFLQDMAKSLNLNEQILNEIYDKVAPFGDGFFIPETYKIPIGIREKQLINHLANLSKKRHQELSIELLGKFDQKEWQKYLIIASIIQKEAADESEMPIVSSVIYNRLKKGMKLQMDGTLNYGLYSHETITAKRIREDMSKFNTYLHDGLPPSPICSVSLAAIKAAVNPQESEFLYFVRDKKTMKHKFSKTYQEHSRIIDMQR, from the coding sequence ATACTGATACCATGTTTTAACGTAGCTATAAGGATTGTAAAAAATATGATAAAAAATAGCAGAATATGCCAAATTTTTTTAATTGCCTGTGAGATAATAATCATTTTTTTCCTAAGCTTTTTGGTCTATCTTAGTAGGCCTATAGCTACCGATAGCGTAATTTACCTGCCAAAAGGGACAGTCGGAGAAATTATAACATATCTAAAACAAAGAAATTCTAACATAATCAACATAGATAAATACATTTTGGCCACACTTGGGCATCCGCAATCTGGCTGGGTGGATATCAAAAAACAGAGCTTAAGCAAATTTGATTTTTTATACGCTCTTACTATAGCTAAGGCTGCAATGAGCGAGATAACCTTAATACCTGGAGAAACCACGGCTATATTTTTACAAGATATGGCTAAAAGCTTAAATTTAAATGAGCAAATTTTAAATGAAATTTATGATAAAGTCGCACCTTTTGGTGATGGATTTTTTATTCCGGAAACTTACAAGATACCGATTGGAATAAGAGAGAAGCAGCTCATAAATCATTTAGCGAATCTATCAAAAAAACGTCATCAAGAGCTTTCTATTGAGCTACTTGGAAAATTTGATCAAAAAGAGTGGCAAAAATATCTAATAATAGCATCCATCATACAAAAAGAGGCTGCGGATGAGAGTGAAATGCCAATAGTAAGTTCTGTGATATATAACCGCCTTAAAAAAGGAATGAAGCTGCAGATGGACGGAACTTTAAATTACGGACTTTACTCTCACGAGACAATTACGGCCAAAAGAATAAGAGAGGATATGAGTAAATTTAATACATATTTACATGACGGGCTGCCACCAAGTCCTATATGTAGCGTATCTTTGGCTGCGATAAAGGCAGCCGTAAATCCGCAAGAAAGCGAGTTTTTATACTTTGTTAGAGATAAAAAAACAATGAAGCATAAATTTAGCAAAACATACCAAGAACACAGCAGAATAATCGATATGCAAAGATAA
- a CDS encoding NADP-dependent isocitrate dehydrogenase translates to MSDIIWTKTDEAPLLASYSLFPILKSFLNRADISIDVADISLAGRMIATFSDVLKDDQKEKDWLEILGNMTEDKFANIIKLPNISASIPQLNDAINELRAKGYDLPLYPNEPKNDAEREIYKRYQKVLGSAVNPVLRQGNSDRRCVSAVKEYARNNPHKMGEFKSDSKAEVAYMNSGDFYFNERSMTAKSDDTLRVEFTNKNGEKTISKEIKILKGEVIDATFMSAKALKQFIRDQIKDAKAKDLLFSVHLKATMMKVSDPVIFGHFVKEYFIEAFDEFKDEFKSVGINENNGLKDLFERISKLDKNTQDKIRAKFYEIYTMRPGLAMVNSDAGITNLHVPSDVIIDASMPVMIRNSGKMWDQNGALKEAKAVIPDSTYAKIYEAVIEDFKQKGTLNPSKIGSVSNVGLMAKKAEEYGSHDKTFIMPDDGILRVNNLNDEEIFKFELCKDDIFRMTQAKDAAITDWVNLGIKRAKLTNTKAIFWLDENRAHDKEIIKKVKEILSKSDLSGVDIEILRPELACKKSLDIIRSGKDCISVTGNVLRDYLTDLFPILELGTSAKMLSVVPLLKGGGVFETGAGGSAPKIAEQFFNENHLRWDSLGEFLALIASLEHLANLKSNQKAKILSSTLNSAVSRWLKENRSPQKEVKTPDNRGSHFYLALYWADELAKNGEILADKFKDIAKELKDNEKKISQELLEVQGQKMDIKGYYKFDENLASKAMRPSETFNKIIN, encoded by the coding sequence ATGAGTGATATTATCTGGACAAAAACCGATGAGGCTCCACTTCTTGCAAGCTACTCGCTTTTTCCTATTCTAAAAAGCTTTTTAAACAGAGCAGATATCAGTATAGATGTAGCCGATATCTCGCTTGCAGGTCGTATGATCGCCACTTTTAGCGATGTTTTGAAAGATGATCAAAAAGAAAAAGATTGGCTGGAAATTTTAGGAAATATGACAGAGGATAAATTTGCCAATATTATAAAACTACCAAATATTTCAGCCTCTATTCCTCAGCTAAACGATGCCATAAACGAACTAAGAGCCAAGGGATATGATCTGCCTTTGTATCCAAATGAGCCAAAAAATGATGCCGAGAGAGAAATTTACAAAAGATATCAAAAAGTGCTTGGAAGTGCCGTAAATCCTGTACTTCGCCAAGGAAATTCAGACCGCAGATGCGTAAGTGCAGTAAAAGAGTATGCGAGAAATAATCCTCATAAGATGGGAGAATTCAAATCAGACAGCAAGGCAGAAGTAGCCTATATGAATAGCGGAGACTTTTATTTTAATGAAAGATCTATGACTGCAAAGAGTGATGATACTTTAAGAGTTGAATTTACTAACAAAAATGGTGAAAAAACGATATCAAAAGAGATAAAAATTTTAAAAGGCGAGGTAATAGACGCTACATTTATGAGTGCAAAGGCTTTAAAGCAGTTTATAAGAGATCAGATAAAGGATGCTAAAGCCAAAGATCTGCTCTTTTCGGTCCATCTTAAAGCTACCATGATGAAGGTTAGTGATCCTGTGATATTTGGACATTTTGTTAAAGAGTATTTTATCGAGGCATTTGATGAATTTAAAGATGAGTTTAAGAGCGTGGGAATCAATGAAAATAACGGCTTAAAAGATCTTTTTGAGAGAATTTCAAAGCTAGATAAAAATACTCAAGATAAAATTAGAGCTAAATTTTATGAAATTTATACTATGCGTCCAGGTTTGGCTATGGTAAATTCTGATGCAGGAATTACAAATTTACATGTCCCAAGCGATGTCATCATAGACGCTTCAATGCCTGTGATGATAAGAAATTCCGGCAAAATGTGGGATCAAAACGGGGCTCTTAAAGAGGCTAAGGCCGTAATCCCCGATAGCACATACGCTAAAATTTATGAGGCTGTGATTGAAGATTTTAAACAAAAAGGCACACTTAACCCAAGCAAAATAGGAAGTGTATCAAATGTAGGTCTTATGGCTAAAAAGGCGGAGGAGTACGGAAGTCACGACAAGACTTTTATAATGCCTGATGACGGGATTTTAAGAGTAAATAATTTAAATGATGAGGAAATTTTTAAATTCGAGCTTTGTAAAGACGACATTTTTAGAATGACTCAGGCAAAAGATGCTGCGATAACCGACTGGGTAAATTTGGGAATAAAACGTGCAAAACTTACTAACACTAAAGCGATATTTTGGCTGGATGAAAATAGGGCGCACGATAAAGAGATTATCAAAAAGGTTAAAGAGATACTCTCAAAAAGCGATTTAAGCGGAGTGGATATAGAAATTTTAAGACCTGAACTAGCTTGCAAAAAATCTCTTGACATCATAAGATCTGGCAAAGACTGCATAAGTGTTACCGGAAATGTGCTAAGAGATTATCTAACTGATCTATTTCCTATACTTGAGCTTGGCACAAGCGCGAAGATGCTATCGGTTGTTCCTCTTTTAAAAGGTGGAGGAGTGTTTGAAACGGGAGCCGGCGGGTCCGCTCCGAAGATAGCCGAGCAGTTTTTTAATGAAAATCATCTTAGGTGGGATAGTTTAGGAGAATTTTTAGCTTTAATTGCGTCTTTAGAGCATTTGGCCAATTTAAAATCAAATCAAAAGGCTAAAATTTTATCATCTACTCTAAATTCCGCGGTTTCAAGATGGCTTAAAGAAAACAGATCTCCGCAAAAAGAGGTAAAAACTCCTGATAATCGTGGCAGCCATTTTTATTTGGCGCTTTACTGGGCCGATGAGTTGGCTAAAAATGGCGAAATTTTGGCTGATAAATTTAAGGATATCGCCAAAGAGTTAAAAGATAATGAGAAAAAGATATCCCAGGAGCTTTTAGAGGTTCAAGGTCAAAAGATGGATATAAAAGGGTATTATAAATTTGATGAAAATTTGGCCTCTAAGGCGATGAGACCGAGTGAGACTTTTAATAAAATCATAAATTAA
- a CDS encoding lactate/malate family dehydrogenase, with the protein MKISVIGAGNVGASAASAIMLRKIADEIALVDIFGNVALAKAMDLAQSAAVFDIDVKISGGDDFSLIKDSDIVVVTAGSPRKEGQSREDLLLKNAQIVKSTVEKIAKFAPNCIIINVTNPLDILTFVTYKVSGFDKSRILGMAGELDSARLKFEISKRLNLQNSQIKAHVMGAHNDDMLVLKDNINVTLSDDEFEEISNDTKTGGAKFVKLLGTSAYYAPGAAAAKMCEAIKDESDEWLSCCVVVDDGLTCGRRVKLNKNGIAKIKDPSQEEKEALVKSENDIRKNINFLIESSVLS; encoded by the coding sequence ATGAAGATTTCAGTAATTGGAGCGGGTAACGTAGGTGCTAGCGCTGCAAGCGCGATAATGCTAAGAAAGATAGCTGATGAGATAGCTTTGGTCGATATATTTGGTAATGTTGCGCTTGCAAAAGCTATGGATTTGGCTCAAAGCGCTGCTGTTTTTGACATTGATGTTAAAATTTCTGGCGGAGATGATTTTTCACTTATAAAAGATAGCGATATAGTCGTAGTAACGGCAGGAAGCCCTAGAAAAGAGGGTCAAAGTAGAGAGGATCTACTTCTTAAAAATGCTCAGATAGTAAAGAGTACCGTAGAAAAGATCGCCAAATTCGCACCAAATTGCATAATTATAAACGTAACAAATCCTCTTGATATACTAACATTTGTAACATATAAGGTTAGTGGGTTTGATAAAAGTAGAATTTTAGGTATGGCTGGAGAGCTTGATTCAGCAAGGCTAAAATTTGAAATTTCAAAAAGGCTAAATTTACAAAATTCTCAGATAAAAGCTCATGTAATGGGCGCTCATAATGACGATATGCTTGTGCTAAAAGATAATATAAACGTAACTTTAAGCGATGATGAATTTGAAGAGATATCAAATGACACAAAAACCGGTGGAGCTAAATTTGTAAAGCTTCTAGGAACTTCGGCCTATTATGCACCAGGAGCCGCGGCGGCTAAGATGTGTGAAGCCATAAAAGATGAGAGCGATGAGTGGTTAAGCTGCTGCGTAGTAGTGGATGATGGTCTAACTTGCGGTCGCAGAGTCAAGCTTAATAAAAATGGAATTGCAAAGATAAAAGATCCAAGCCAAGAGGAAAAAGAGGCGCTTGTAAAGAGCGAAAACGATATAAGAAAAAATATAAATTTCTTGATAGAAAGTAGTGTATTGAGCTAA